One Aethina tumida isolate Nest 87 chromosome 5, icAetTumi1.1, whole genome shotgun sequence genomic window carries:
- the LOC109595509 gene encoding TNF receptor-associated factor 4 isoform X2, giving the protein MVRSLAQWTKTLSFPARISPNKGSKDNINIHQISPTITPTPSNNSLTKNNEMNTIMNNNMSEIYPDPESEKAIMSSVVYCIHHKEGCKWSDELRKLKGHLNTCKHDAIPCTSKCGAQIPRVLMEDHLKYTCPQRRTRCEFCNKEFTGHTLENHVGNCGYEPLYCENKCGVKVHRRHLSQHKAGDCVKRLLPCRYCSKEFVADTLAAHHLKCGRVPVSCPNRCDVNVLAREELEAHLKEECTVSVLACSFKEAGCRFKGPRYNMEKHLEENCQQHLTLMCSMVSKQQHQITSLKSALSRLSLNYSGTLIWKISDFSAKMAEAKNKEGMELVSPPFYTSQYGYKLQASLFPNGNGAGENSHISVYIKILPGEYDALLRWPFAHSVSFTLFDQSTCPEKACNIVESFIPDPTWKNFQRPSKEPDSLGFGFPKFVSHEMLKKRHFMKDDTMFIRVKVDPSKIVAV; this is encoded by the exons ATGGTTCGCAGTTTGGCACAGTGGACAAAGACATTGAGTTTCCCAGCCAGGATTAGCCCCAATAAGGGTTCAAAGgataacattaatattcacCAGATCAGTCCGACCATCACCCCCACACCCAGCAACAATTCGTTGACCAAGAACAACGAGATGAACACCATCATGAACAACAACATGAGTGAG ATCTATCCCGATCCCGAGTCCGAGAAGGCGATTATGAGCTCAGTTGTCTACTGCATCCATCACAAAGAAGGATGCAAGTGGTCCGATGAATTAAGAAAACTCAAG GGTCATTTAAATACGTGCAAACATGATGCCATACCGTGCACCAGCAAATGCGGCGCCCAAATCCCCAGGGTTCTCATGGAGGACCATCTGAAATACACATGCCCACAAAGAAGAACCAGATGCGAATTTTGCAATAAAGAATTCACCGGTCACACCTTGGAG AACCACGTCGGAAACTGCGGCTACGAACCGTTGTACTGTGAAAATAAGTGCGGTGTCAAAGTCCACCGCAGACATTTGAGCCAACACAAGGCCGGGGACTGTGTGAAAAGACTCCTGCCTTGCAGATATTGCAGCAAGGAATTCGTGGCCGACACTCTGGCCGCCCACCACTTGAAGTGCGGCCGCGTTCCCGTCTCTTGTCCCAACAGATGCGACGTCAACGTCCTGGCCAGAGAGGAACTGGAGGCGCACCTGAAGGAGGAATGCACGGTCTCGGTGCTCGCCTGTAGTTTCAAAGAGGCGGGCTGCAGATTCAAGGGACCCAGATACAACATGGAGAAGCACTTGGAGGAGAACTGCCAGCAACATCTCACTTTGATGTGCAGCATGGTGTCCAAGCAGCAGCATCAGATTACGTCGTTGAAGAGTGCGCTCTCTAGATTGTCCTTGAACTATTCGGGAACTCTGATCTGGAAGATCAGCGATTTCTCCGCGAAAATGGCCGAGGCCAAGAACAAGGAAGGCATGGAATTGGTGTCTCCTCCGTTTTATACTAGTCAATATGGATACAAATTACAG GCTTCTCTATTTCCAAATGGAAACGGAGCCGGTGAAAATTCCCACATCTCCGTCTACATCAAAATCTTACCAGGGGAGTACGACGCTCTTCTAAGATGGCCTTTTGCCCATTCAGTGTCCTTTACACTGTTTGACCAATCGACTTGTCCGGAGAAAGCTTGCAATATCGTGGAGAGCTTCATTCCAGATCCAACATGGAAGAATTTCCAGAGACCCAGCAAAGAACCAGATTCCTTGGGATTCGGGTTCCCCAAGTTCGTCTCGCATGAGATGCTCAAAAAGAGACACTTCATGAAGGATGACACAATGTTCATTAGAGTTAAAGTCGATCCCAGCAAAATTGTGGCCGTTTAg
- the LOC109595509 gene encoding TNF receptor-associated factor 4 isoform X1 produces MVRSLAQWTKTLSFPARISPNKGSKDNINIHQISPTITPTPSNNSLTKNNEMNTIMNNNMSEVSQIYPDPESEKAIMSSVVYCIHHKEGCKWSDELRKLKGHLNTCKHDAIPCTSKCGAQIPRVLMEDHLKYTCPQRRTRCEFCNKEFTGHTLENHVGNCGYEPLYCENKCGVKVHRRHLSQHKAGDCVKRLLPCRYCSKEFVADTLAAHHLKCGRVPVSCPNRCDVNVLAREELEAHLKEECTVSVLACSFKEAGCRFKGPRYNMEKHLEENCQQHLTLMCSMVSKQQHQITSLKSALSRLSLNYSGTLIWKISDFSAKMAEAKNKEGMELVSPPFYTSQYGYKLQASLFPNGNGAGENSHISVYIKILPGEYDALLRWPFAHSVSFTLFDQSTCPEKACNIVESFIPDPTWKNFQRPSKEPDSLGFGFPKFVSHEMLKKRHFMKDDTMFIRVKVDPSKIVAV; encoded by the exons ATGGTTCGCAGTTTGGCACAGTGGACAAAGACATTGAGTTTCCCAGCCAGGATTAGCCCCAATAAGGGTTCAAAGgataacattaatattcacCAGATCAGTCCGACCATCACCCCCACACCCAGCAACAATTCGTTGACCAAGAACAACGAGATGAACACCATCATGAACAACAACATGAGTGAGGTCAGCCAA ATCTATCCCGATCCCGAGTCCGAGAAGGCGATTATGAGCTCAGTTGTCTACTGCATCCATCACAAAGAAGGATGCAAGTGGTCCGATGAATTAAGAAAACTCAAG GGTCATTTAAATACGTGCAAACATGATGCCATACCGTGCACCAGCAAATGCGGCGCCCAAATCCCCAGGGTTCTCATGGAGGACCATCTGAAATACACATGCCCACAAAGAAGAACCAGATGCGAATTTTGCAATAAAGAATTCACCGGTCACACCTTGGAG AACCACGTCGGAAACTGCGGCTACGAACCGTTGTACTGTGAAAATAAGTGCGGTGTCAAAGTCCACCGCAGACATTTGAGCCAACACAAGGCCGGGGACTGTGTGAAAAGACTCCTGCCTTGCAGATATTGCAGCAAGGAATTCGTGGCCGACACTCTGGCCGCCCACCACTTGAAGTGCGGCCGCGTTCCCGTCTCTTGTCCCAACAGATGCGACGTCAACGTCCTGGCCAGAGAGGAACTGGAGGCGCACCTGAAGGAGGAATGCACGGTCTCGGTGCTCGCCTGTAGTTTCAAAGAGGCGGGCTGCAGATTCAAGGGACCCAGATACAACATGGAGAAGCACTTGGAGGAGAACTGCCAGCAACATCTCACTTTGATGTGCAGCATGGTGTCCAAGCAGCAGCATCAGATTACGTCGTTGAAGAGTGCGCTCTCTAGATTGTCCTTGAACTATTCGGGAACTCTGATCTGGAAGATCAGCGATTTCTCCGCGAAAATGGCCGAGGCCAAGAACAAGGAAGGCATGGAATTGGTGTCTCCTCCGTTTTATACTAGTCAATATGGATACAAATTACAG GCTTCTCTATTTCCAAATGGAAACGGAGCCGGTGAAAATTCCCACATCTCCGTCTACATCAAAATCTTACCAGGGGAGTACGACGCTCTTCTAAGATGGCCTTTTGCCCATTCAGTGTCCTTTACACTGTTTGACCAATCGACTTGTCCGGAGAAAGCTTGCAATATCGTGGAGAGCTTCATTCCAGATCCAACATGGAAGAATTTCCAGAGACCCAGCAAAGAACCAGATTCCTTGGGATTCGGGTTCCCCAAGTTCGTCTCGCATGAGATGCTCAAAAAGAGACACTTCATGAAGGATGACACAATGTTCATTAGAGTTAAAGTCGATCCCAGCAAAATTGTGGCCGTTTAg
- the LOC109595509 gene encoding TNF receptor-associated factor 4 isoform X4: MSGTVKIYPDPESEKAIMSSVVYCIHHKEGCKWSDELRKLKGHLNTCKHDAIPCTSKCGAQIPRVLMEDHLKYTCPQRRTRCEFCNKEFTGHTLENHVGNCGYEPLYCENKCGVKVHRRHLSQHKAGDCVKRLLPCRYCSKEFVADTLAAHHLKCGRVPVSCPNRCDVNVLAREELEAHLKEECTVSVLACSFKEAGCRFKGPRYNMEKHLEENCQQHLTLMCSMVSKQQHQITSLKSALSRLSLNYSGTLIWKISDFSAKMAEAKNKEGMELVSPPFYTSQYGYKLQASLFPNGNGAGENSHISVYIKILPGEYDALLRWPFAHSVSFTLFDQSTCPEKACNIVESFIPDPTWKNFQRPSKEPDSLGFGFPKFVSHEMLKKRHFMKDDTMFIRVKVDPSKIVAV, translated from the exons ATCTATCCCGATCCCGAGTCCGAGAAGGCGATTATGAGCTCAGTTGTCTACTGCATCCATCACAAAGAAGGATGCAAGTGGTCCGATGAATTAAGAAAACTCAAG GGTCATTTAAATACGTGCAAACATGATGCCATACCGTGCACCAGCAAATGCGGCGCCCAAATCCCCAGGGTTCTCATGGAGGACCATCTGAAATACACATGCCCACAAAGAAGAACCAGATGCGAATTTTGCAATAAAGAATTCACCGGTCACACCTTGGAG AACCACGTCGGAAACTGCGGCTACGAACCGTTGTACTGTGAAAATAAGTGCGGTGTCAAAGTCCACCGCAGACATTTGAGCCAACACAAGGCCGGGGACTGTGTGAAAAGACTCCTGCCTTGCAGATATTGCAGCAAGGAATTCGTGGCCGACACTCTGGCCGCCCACCACTTGAAGTGCGGCCGCGTTCCCGTCTCTTGTCCCAACAGATGCGACGTCAACGTCCTGGCCAGAGAGGAACTGGAGGCGCACCTGAAGGAGGAATGCACGGTCTCGGTGCTCGCCTGTAGTTTCAAAGAGGCGGGCTGCAGATTCAAGGGACCCAGATACAACATGGAGAAGCACTTGGAGGAGAACTGCCAGCAACATCTCACTTTGATGTGCAGCATGGTGTCCAAGCAGCAGCATCAGATTACGTCGTTGAAGAGTGCGCTCTCTAGATTGTCCTTGAACTATTCGGGAACTCTGATCTGGAAGATCAGCGATTTCTCCGCGAAAATGGCCGAGGCCAAGAACAAGGAAGGCATGGAATTGGTGTCTCCTCCGTTTTATACTAGTCAATATGGATACAAATTACAG GCTTCTCTATTTCCAAATGGAAACGGAGCCGGTGAAAATTCCCACATCTCCGTCTACATCAAAATCTTACCAGGGGAGTACGACGCTCTTCTAAGATGGCCTTTTGCCCATTCAGTGTCCTTTACACTGTTTGACCAATCGACTTGTCCGGAGAAAGCTTGCAATATCGTGGAGAGCTTCATTCCAGATCCAACATGGAAGAATTTCCAGAGACCCAGCAAAGAACCAGATTCCTTGGGATTCGGGTTCCCCAAGTTCGTCTCGCATGAGATGCTCAAAAAGAGACACTTCATGAAGGATGACACAATGTTCATTAGAGTTAAAGTCGATCCCAGCAAAATTGTGGCCGTTTAg
- the LOC109595509 gene encoding TNF receptor-associated factor 4 isoform X3, with protein MPVGIVFNINGEGLFTGPESSVPLDYAKIYPDPESEKAIMSSVVYCIHHKEGCKWSDELRKLKGHLNTCKHDAIPCTSKCGAQIPRVLMEDHLKYTCPQRRTRCEFCNKEFTGHTLENHVGNCGYEPLYCENKCGVKVHRRHLSQHKAGDCVKRLLPCRYCSKEFVADTLAAHHLKCGRVPVSCPNRCDVNVLAREELEAHLKEECTVSVLACSFKEAGCRFKGPRYNMEKHLEENCQQHLTLMCSMVSKQQHQITSLKSALSRLSLNYSGTLIWKISDFSAKMAEAKNKEGMELVSPPFYTSQYGYKLQASLFPNGNGAGENSHISVYIKILPGEYDALLRWPFAHSVSFTLFDQSTCPEKACNIVESFIPDPTWKNFQRPSKEPDSLGFGFPKFVSHEMLKKRHFMKDDTMFIRVKVDPSKIVAV; from the exons ATCTATCCCGATCCCGAGTCCGAGAAGGCGATTATGAGCTCAGTTGTCTACTGCATCCATCACAAAGAAGGATGCAAGTGGTCCGATGAATTAAGAAAACTCAAG GGTCATTTAAATACGTGCAAACATGATGCCATACCGTGCACCAGCAAATGCGGCGCCCAAATCCCCAGGGTTCTCATGGAGGACCATCTGAAATACACATGCCCACAAAGAAGAACCAGATGCGAATTTTGCAATAAAGAATTCACCGGTCACACCTTGGAG AACCACGTCGGAAACTGCGGCTACGAACCGTTGTACTGTGAAAATAAGTGCGGTGTCAAAGTCCACCGCAGACATTTGAGCCAACACAAGGCCGGGGACTGTGTGAAAAGACTCCTGCCTTGCAGATATTGCAGCAAGGAATTCGTGGCCGACACTCTGGCCGCCCACCACTTGAAGTGCGGCCGCGTTCCCGTCTCTTGTCCCAACAGATGCGACGTCAACGTCCTGGCCAGAGAGGAACTGGAGGCGCACCTGAAGGAGGAATGCACGGTCTCGGTGCTCGCCTGTAGTTTCAAAGAGGCGGGCTGCAGATTCAAGGGACCCAGATACAACATGGAGAAGCACTTGGAGGAGAACTGCCAGCAACATCTCACTTTGATGTGCAGCATGGTGTCCAAGCAGCAGCATCAGATTACGTCGTTGAAGAGTGCGCTCTCTAGATTGTCCTTGAACTATTCGGGAACTCTGATCTGGAAGATCAGCGATTTCTCCGCGAAAATGGCCGAGGCCAAGAACAAGGAAGGCATGGAATTGGTGTCTCCTCCGTTTTATACTAGTCAATATGGATACAAATTACAG GCTTCTCTATTTCCAAATGGAAACGGAGCCGGTGAAAATTCCCACATCTCCGTCTACATCAAAATCTTACCAGGGGAGTACGACGCTCTTCTAAGATGGCCTTTTGCCCATTCAGTGTCCTTTACACTGTTTGACCAATCGACTTGTCCGGAGAAAGCTTGCAATATCGTGGAGAGCTTCATTCCAGATCCAACATGGAAGAATTTCCAGAGACCCAGCAAAGAACCAGATTCCTTGGGATTCGGGTTCCCCAAGTTCGTCTCGCATGAGATGCTCAAAAAGAGACACTTCATGAAGGATGACACAATGTTCATTAGAGTTAAAGTCGATCCCAGCAAAATTGTGGCCGTTTAg
- the LOC109595509 gene encoding TNF receptor-associated factor 4 isoform X5: protein MSSVVYCIHHKEGCKWSDELRKLKGHLNTCKHDAIPCTSKCGAQIPRVLMEDHLKYTCPQRRTRCEFCNKEFTGHTLENHVGNCGYEPLYCENKCGVKVHRRHLSQHKAGDCVKRLLPCRYCSKEFVADTLAAHHLKCGRVPVSCPNRCDVNVLAREELEAHLKEECTVSVLACSFKEAGCRFKGPRYNMEKHLEENCQQHLTLMCSMVSKQQHQITSLKSALSRLSLNYSGTLIWKISDFSAKMAEAKNKEGMELVSPPFYTSQYGYKLQASLFPNGNGAGENSHISVYIKILPGEYDALLRWPFAHSVSFTLFDQSTCPEKACNIVESFIPDPTWKNFQRPSKEPDSLGFGFPKFVSHEMLKKRHFMKDDTMFIRVKVDPSKIVAV, encoded by the exons ATGAGCTCAGTTGTCTACTGCATCCATCACAAAGAAGGATGCAAGTGGTCCGATGAATTAAGAAAACTCAAG GGTCATTTAAATACGTGCAAACATGATGCCATACCGTGCACCAGCAAATGCGGCGCCCAAATCCCCAGGGTTCTCATGGAGGACCATCTGAAATACACATGCCCACAAAGAAGAACCAGATGCGAATTTTGCAATAAAGAATTCACCGGTCACACCTTGGAG AACCACGTCGGAAACTGCGGCTACGAACCGTTGTACTGTGAAAATAAGTGCGGTGTCAAAGTCCACCGCAGACATTTGAGCCAACACAAGGCCGGGGACTGTGTGAAAAGACTCCTGCCTTGCAGATATTGCAGCAAGGAATTCGTGGCCGACACTCTGGCCGCCCACCACTTGAAGTGCGGCCGCGTTCCCGTCTCTTGTCCCAACAGATGCGACGTCAACGTCCTGGCCAGAGAGGAACTGGAGGCGCACCTGAAGGAGGAATGCACGGTCTCGGTGCTCGCCTGTAGTTTCAAAGAGGCGGGCTGCAGATTCAAGGGACCCAGATACAACATGGAGAAGCACTTGGAGGAGAACTGCCAGCAACATCTCACTTTGATGTGCAGCATGGTGTCCAAGCAGCAGCATCAGATTACGTCGTTGAAGAGTGCGCTCTCTAGATTGTCCTTGAACTATTCGGGAACTCTGATCTGGAAGATCAGCGATTTCTCCGCGAAAATGGCCGAGGCCAAGAACAAGGAAGGCATGGAATTGGTGTCTCCTCCGTTTTATACTAGTCAATATGGATACAAATTACAG GCTTCTCTATTTCCAAATGGAAACGGAGCCGGTGAAAATTCCCACATCTCCGTCTACATCAAAATCTTACCAGGGGAGTACGACGCTCTTCTAAGATGGCCTTTTGCCCATTCAGTGTCCTTTACACTGTTTGACCAATCGACTTGTCCGGAGAAAGCTTGCAATATCGTGGAGAGCTTCATTCCAGATCCAACATGGAAGAATTTCCAGAGACCCAGCAAAGAACCAGATTCCTTGGGATTCGGGTTCCCCAAGTTCGTCTCGCATGAGATGCTCAAAAAGAGACACTTCATGAAGGATGACACAATGTTCATTAGAGTTAAAGTCGATCCCAGCAAAATTGTGGCCGTTTAg